In Zygosaccharomyces rouxii strain CBS732 chromosome F complete sequence, a single window of DNA contains:
- the PCD1 gene encoding 8-oxo-dGTP diphosphatase (similar to uniprot|Q12524 Saccharomyces cerevisiae YLR151C PCD1 Peroxisomal nudix pyrophosphatase with specificity for coenzyme A and CoA derivatives may function to remove potentially toxic oxidized CoA disulfide from peroxisomes to maintain the capacity for beta-oxidation of fatty acids), translating to MFKASRLLDNLRQFRYPNLLPLSSSWPPYRRSAVLTVLFVGQRGELRVLLTKRSKGLSSFSGHISLPGGKADSVEETFDTVARREAEEEIGLPQDPEILREKFDMNMEQICLEMPCYLSRTFLSVKPLVCFLSNSAHKAMEADLPLDGSKFTAALNPGETSSIFSVPLMDMIAHLLPEDSGYRKEYIDRKETLPKWGELRWLLRHYYYPVENPYDVEWLKNIEDNSSCDELETTQGKRNLWGLTAKILYDVARIAQGMVTSDNEQYDIGHEELIYGLKEFGGQLQPSRSPWESSMARGIRGYKFGDVIPCFYMDKLIGITCKY from the coding sequence ATGTTCAAGGCTAGCAGATTGCTGGATAATCTGCGTCAGTTTCGATACCCCAATCTACTACCTTTATCTTCGTCATGGCCTCCATATAGGCGATCTGCAGTACTGACAGTACTCTTTGTGGGTCAACGTGGAGAACTAAGAGTTTTACTCACCAAGAGATCAAAAGGTCTAAGTTCCTTTTCTGGGCACATTTCATTACCAGGTGGTAAAGCTGATTCTGTTGAGGAAACCTTTGACACTGTTGCTAGACGGGAAGCTGAAGAGGAAATTGGATTACCACAAGATCCTGAAATCCTGCGTGAGAAATTCGACATGAATATGGAGCAAATTTGTCTTGAGATGCCATGTTATCTATCGAGAACCTTCCTCAGTGTTAAACCCTTAGTTTGTTTCCTAAGTAATTCCGCACATAAGGCTATGGAAGCAGATTTACCATTAGATGGGTCTAAATTTACAGCCGCATTAAATCCAGGTGAAAcctcatcaattttttcagtaCCGTTAATGGATATGATTGCACATTTATTACCAGAGGATTCCGGATACCGTAAGGAGTACATTGATCGTAAAGAAACCCTTCCAAAATGGGGGGAACTAAGATGGCTATTAAGACATTACTATTATCCTGTTGAGAACCCTTATGATGTTGAATGGTTGAAAAATATCGAGGATAATAGTTCATGTGACGAATTAGAAACGACCCAAGGTaaaagaaatctttggGGACTCACAGCGAAGATACTTTATGATGTCGCTCGCATTGCACAAGGAATGGTAACTAGCGATAATGAACAATATGATATTGGCCATGAAGAACTTATTTATGGTTTGAAAGAGTTTGGAGGTCAATTACAACCAAGCAGAAGTCCATGGGAATCAAGCATGGCCCGCGGCATTCGTGGTTATAAATTTGGCGATGTGATACCGTGCTTTTATATGGATAAACTAATTGGTATAACATGCAAGTACTGA